TTTTGAGTTTAATGTCTTCATTGATCTGGAAGACATCCTGACATGGCATGAAGTCTGAACACATATGTCACCTATGGATGTACGGCACCTGCTTGCGGTGGTGCAGACATTCTAACTTCTTCTGTAATGTCAGTGCTATGGAATGAGACAGCCTTGCAGTCCAAGCAGTGTGTGTTGCCATCAGTCACTCACTCTGCACATCCTATCTGCACATTCTGCATGAGCAATAGAGTCATAACTTGTGAAAGATGCTAACTCAATGCCTGTAAAAcaacatatactgtactttaTTTAAACTAGCACAGAATCGCTATACCAGCTACAGGATTCCTACTACTGTAGTAGTAAAAGTGAAACGGTAGTAACAGCAATAGCGAATAGCAGTGTGCGTTTTATGGCTGCTTGTTATCAAATTATACTAATATTTGAATGCCATCATAAATTAGCCTATATTTAGGATAGCTGTTGTACAAAGATAGACAGCTCTCTGTTTAGCCTTCCCACATTGGCTGCGATAACTGCACTAACTGTGGAGCGTTAAGTAGTGTTATCTTAAATAACGGGTGTCTGTATTGCAAAGAGGCTCAGAGACGCTTCCAAAAAAGGCGCAGTGACATCATTTTGGACCATTCACCCAGATTCCTGGGTAGTGAAATCTTTCCCACGGCCTACTTATAAACTAAGTAGTGGTAAACTATTCCTAAATTATAGTCATTGAGAAGGGGGAACAGACTGAATAAAgggtaacaaaaataaaacgtACTACACGCATACTGTATAATGCTGTTGCGATTAATTAAGCATTATACATACCTAATACTGTATTACAAGATCAACTCACACATAACGGATTTAGTCGATGAATTGAATTATTTAAATCTTGAAATAGAGAAGAAATAATTTGCAACGCTATGGAGAGCAGGCATGGGATAACGTACGTGGCAGTCCTTACTATGCAATCATTTGCCCATAATAGCCCTATAGTCTAGAAAATTTTGGTCAGTGGAGTGACTAGAATAAAAGATCGTGACTACAAATTTCTCGCTTTCAGAAAGAAAAATGCAGCGGATTTAAATTCGCCTTTAGTCCGGTGTTGTCTTCGTTGTATCTTTAAAACTGGGATCTGATGGTTGCACCCTAAAAGCTTCCAGGAAAACGGGGGACGATAAAATGATGCATGTTTTCCGGGAAACGCTGCTGGCTCTACAGTCTCGGATCCTGCCTAAAACCGACCGAATCTGTAAGTCTGTTTTATATGCTATGTACTGTATGCcgtggggattttttttttccattacatgaAGCCGTGGGCATTAAAAGGGGGCTTCCCGGTGAATTGGGGATATATGGAAAGTGCTGATGAAATAAAACTACAATCATTTTGTGCACCTGAATCTATTAATAAGCAATATTCCCGTCTGTAGActtcttttgttttatgttaCAAAGCCGCACCACAAGATCACAGTATGCACAGTAGTATTTACACGTGCATTTAATTTTGCAGCTGGAATGGTGAATTGAATTTATCACCTAGTCTGCTGTATCTGATATGCTGAGGCAGCAGCTGTATTCGCGTATTAGGTTGATTTTATACGTCCGCTTAATTTGCGTTTTTATGTTGCTTCGTGTTCATTTAAATGAAATTGTGTTATTCCttgttcacaaaaaaaaatgcgaTTATTTGAAACCGGTAGTTTTTAAATGGCCGTCTACCAACGATAAAGTGCCGTGAGTAGTCTGCTCCTTTCTGTGTAATAATCGCCTACATTGTCACAAAAATGCAGTATTAATACCAGCTAAGTACTATCCATGAGCATATTAAAGCACGGATTTAATTATAGAAGGGAAATTAGAAAAACGTGTGTCCTGTGCAGGCAAAATGAAAAAGGGAAAAGGATCCCAGTTTGCAACGCAGGTACAGAAataagaaactgaaaaaaatatattatataaccTTACGATAGAAGTTAAAGGATGCAATAAAAATGAAGCTCCTTTACTGTGAAGGATATTGGTAGAACGCCACGGATTGCTGTAGATGTGAAGAAGTACTTCTGAAAATGATTGAAAGGGTTTACTAAGCTTGTCACGAATGCGTCGTTGGGACATGAGGAAGGAATTTTCTTCAGCAATTTTAAAGATAGTCTGATATCCCTAACCTAGCagctgttttaaaataaatcaagTAGATAAGTGAATAAATACTAGCCTCAATTTGGGAAATTGCTAACAATGCAGAAGCGCATGAAAACGTTCCAAAACCAATGATAATATTTACAGCTTCCGTTATCTATATTACCCCATATTACCCTTAAATTATTAGTAACTTCTGTCTGTTATGTGTCAAACAGCTGCAGGAAATTTGACTGTGAAAAGCCAGAAGCTATTTATATTACTGTCTTAgggtgtatttattttatttagatttCCAGAGAAGCGGGTAtcgaagatggatggatgttgtatACAAAGTATACAACATTTATATATGTCACACAAACATGACCTCTATACATGCCCAAATATGTAATCATTTGTGGAATGAACTCTTGTTGCTTTGGCAACTGGGGTTGTTCcgtgaagcaggatttcttgctttgcGGGATAACTAAGCGGATTTTCAtctgggctaaatgttagtGAATAAAGATAATGCCCATTTAGCTCAGATTACTTTAAATCCGACTAGTTAtacggctaagcaaaaaatcttgctgtGTGGAACACCCCCCTCTTCAATATTCTCAAGATGGCATAACCTGAAGTACACacctaaaaaaaatattaactgacACAACCTCCATATGAGGCATGGCTTACAGGTCTGGGAACAGTAAAGAGAAGTGAGATGCGTATAATGCAAGTGACTTAAAATGATATGCTttggttacatttttttttatagaataAGCAATCCAAAATTTCACCCATTTAAAGGACTTGGAGATGGACTTCAAACATAACACTAATGAGACAATCCATATCCATTTCAGAaccttaagaaaaaaaatttaaaaaaacctGCTAAATATAATTAGAAAATCATTGAATGTAGTTTTATAACTATACATTTAAAATTCTCAGAATTGTTAGATTACTGAAATTAAGGTTTAGGATATGGCTTGTAACTACATGAAACCTATAATAAATAACCTTACACAAACCCTGTCTTGGACTGGGGGCAAAATCACACTCATATATTCCAGTTCACCTGTCTGTTATTTAATTGCATAGTTATTGATTAGTGTCTGTACCTTTATCTGGTTAAGTGTGCAGTTAAGTGTCACCTTGCAAAATGACTGAAAATGTCTTGGGGTTGTCTGCTTACTTACCTACCTAAGCTAAACTAACCTCACCTAACCTAGCCTGTGAGGTTTGTGGTCATGGCCCTTTTCTTGATGTTTACACTCCTGAAGACTCTGGGATTTGGTTTGTTTTCTGCTTCTTGTGAGTTTTGTCTTTGGTCTTGATGGTATGGCATTGATCTCTGTGTGGGCTTTGTAAGTCGAGGACCTACTTTGACCCCAACTTCTTTGTTTTTGCTTGGGTGTGGCATACTCTTTACTGCTGGGTTCCCAGCTAACATGCTAGAAAGTAGACAATCCgtgggtcatgtgacaccaTGAAACTTAACATGACAGCTATGGCTGTTATATATTGCCAGCTTGTTAGAAATTttttccaattaaaaaaaaaataaaatcattgaATACATTGTTGCTTCTAAACAGCTTTGTGTATGTGCACCCTGTGGGAATCAGGTATCCTGGCCAGATTGTACCATGAACTTCCGGAGATAGCATCTAGACTTGCTACCACCCAATGTTGGATAACTCGCTTGAGGAAAATAGATGTAATATTAgtatggtgccccctgctgactgaGGATGTCAACCAATTTTGAGaattaaatgattttaaatatttttgtatttaaaaaatccaCATGCATAATTTGTGCAGTCTTTAATCACAGATGAAGATTCTCAACGCTGGTTTGTAATTCACTCTCTAGCTTGTTTGTTTGagtgttttgtattttaaagcaTTCTTTGCTATTTGTTTATGTTGACTGCAGTACCAAGCTTCAGTCaatagattgattgattgattgattacaGTGCATTGCCGCActcaccacatgacaaaccacctcagggatgagaacctgagtgcaggcatgtggcgggtgatacctcagcgcCACAatagtccgaatggaccagtgtgagtttttttccagtggctggagtgccaattctgccaccaaccccccaattattccctgtaagttggaggacctccttatagggctggatgtagattaacatcatacccaggatgatgcaattgcaggttaagggtctttctcaagggcccaacggagtaGAATCaccctgggcattcactgggtTTGAACCAACAGCCTTCCAGTTACTGGCatagatccctagcctcagagccaccactctgcccatataataataaacaggGACTAAATGATTTGATTGTTACAGTGATGTCACCTAACAACAAAACCAAGTCTGCATGTGGTAGATATTCTGTATGCTTAAGGGTTataccactagatggcagtatgGAAATGTTTCTGCTCACTTCGCTTCCAAAATTCCATTTTAGCAGTGCTGTGTACTTAGAGCATGTGAAGAATAATGTTGAATTTGATATATTTAAGATATGAAAATACTAAATTTCTCATGCACTCCTGTTATTTCTTTATCTCAAATTTTAACCCAATAGACTAGAATCTTCCTGGTCTACAATTTGCCAGTATTTTTGATAccataatatttttttcatattgttataaaaatatacaaaataagtTTCGTAATACTTCCcagtacctgtgtgtgtgtttgtttgtgtatgtgtgtgagattaggtttatattacatcattgttttgacattgtggggaccatttttcagatccccacaaagatctgtgaatgcaatcaaaaaagtaaaaatgccaaaagtctcatattttgcttggttacttatggttaaggttagggatgggtttCCCCCATTTTCCACATAGGAAtggaatggagagtccccacaaagatataattacaaacctgtgtgtgtgtgtgtgtgtgtgtgtgtgtgtgccctgtgatgagctgGTGCCCTGGAcctctgtgaccctgcataggtTAAAtagctatagaagatggatggatggatggatggataaattagTGTTACTGCATTCATCTGTGCAATATGGGCTTGTAAGGGGTCTATCCCAGGCGTCATATAGGAAAGGACAATGGACAGAAGGACAGTGCATGAGATCTCATGTACAGCACCTGCACACAATGTGGGCATCGTAAGGATGCCAGCTGCACGTCTTTGTGCTGTGACAGGAAGCTGAAGCCTCCAAAGGAAACTCATTGGCAGgacatgcaaactgacaccgaTCGCTACTCACTGAGACACCATGCAGCCCTATTGTCATTAAATTCTCAGTGAAATCAGCAGATACTCAATACAATGTCATTTTTCAAACTGTGAAGATGGTTTTGTAAGATCTGTACAGTGGTTAAATAATTTCATCTTTTCTTTCAAAAATAAATTGATTGatgatataactttttaaaatcacttAATACTATTCAATGTCAGTGTTTGTTTAGTCCTATACAATATGTAACATGGATGAATCATAATCGTAGTTGTATAGGCAAATTTTATTCAGCCCATTGTTATTTGTGGAATGTTAATAATCAAAACAATGTCAGGAAATGAGGAAGGGAAGAGACCTTCTGGTTCCCCAGTGATGAGTTTCCTGATTCGACATAGTGTTTAGGAATAATACAAACAGATTTTTGGGCAACTTTTTGCTACATGAGAAgtatagggggggggggggtttgataTTATATAAATGTGTTTCACTCGTGGAAGGcacaaagacaaacaaaccATTTCATTTCCGTTGCTCGCATGCCTTTGGGTAAAACGGCTATGGGAAGCAGTAATGTAGTTTGCAAGCTGTGTGTGTTGGGAATTGTTGTGTCCAGTTATTAATTTGTCCAGTATTTCTTGATTACAGCATTTCTAATATGGGGGTTAGTTTGCTTCATGTCATACACATGAAGAACACATATTTCTATTATGTGACTACTATATATAAACTCATCACAGCTGTGTTGAGAAAGCTACTCACACCCGATTAACCATAATGTTAAAACCACAGGCAGGTGAATTGAATAAAGTTATCTCATCAAATGTGTGCCAGTATATATTAGACAAGTGACCAGTCAGTTCCTGAAGTTGATGtgctggaagcaggaaaaatgatCAAGCTTTAGCTCTGAGTGACTTTGAGAAGTCTGGTGCAATCCCACAGGAAAGTGTAGtgcaaattgctgaaaaagttaatgcgGGCTGtcatagaaaggtgtcagaacataCAGTGCATCGCAGCCTGCTGTGTATGGGGCTGCATAGCCATAGACCGGTCAGAGTCCCCACGCTGACCCTGCCTACGGTGAAAAAGGCCTACAATGGGCGAGTGAgcgtcagaactggaccatggagcaatggaagtaggtggcctggtctgatgagttgTGTTCTCTGTTACATGATGTGGACAGTCGGGTGTgtgtcagagctgttttggcagcacgagggggacctacacaatattaggcaggtggttttcaTGTTGTGGCTGATCGGTGTATGCGACAGGTTTATGGACATGACGCCTGTTGTTTTGAAGAGTCAGAGAGTGTTAGGTGGTTCAGCAGATGCTCAGAGTGTCataacatacatgcatacatcaGCTGGACTCAACAACACATCACTCCATATATGGCTTCAATTCTAATGATGTATTTGCACATTAGGAGTAACCTTCTTGTATTTCTGCAGACTAGAGAACGAGATTGATCAGTTGAAGAATGAAGAATCTGAGATTTCTGCCAAAGAACTAGCACTCAGAGAAAGGCTGAGAAAAATTCAGGGGTCTGGTGTGGATTGGCAAAACGTGAGTAATCTGATCATTTAAGTGAACTAAATGAAAATGCTTCATGGAATTAATCATTTAATGTCGTCCCATTGAATATCTGCCAACCACTTACccagggttgtgtgtgtgtgtgtgtctgtgtgtggtggtggttggggggggggggttctacggcctattccaggcagcataggCCATAAGGAAAGGGaaaaccctggacaggatgccagtccatcacagggcacacaaacgcacacacacatagggcaCATTGAGAGATGCCAGTTCAGCGAAATGCATGTCATGGATTGCGGGAGAAACCTGTGCAACTCCAAACATACAGGGTGGATGTAGGATTCAAACCACCGACCCTGAAGGTGCAGAGGTGACTGCATGTATGAGCTGCAGAGCCACCTTGTCTCCGCATGTTGTCATAGGGTTTCCCCCcgcagtctaaaaacatgctaaggtgaccTTGACTTACCAAAttacctgtaggtgtgaatggtgtgtgagtgtgccctgtgatgggttggtgccccatcctgggttgttccctgccttgctcccgtaggctccgggataggctccagaccccccacaaccttAAATAGGGCAAAtagttatagaaaatggatggatggatggatggattgatggatggatgggtggatggttATATGATATATGCTTCGGTGAAAAGGTGTATTTCTAGATTAATGAACTctggattattttttttctatttataGAGTCCTCAAGAACAAGACAGAGGTATGGGCAACACCTTTCTGCAGAACATTATATTTAAGATCATCAAGGAATTTGCAATTACAATGTCTGTGATTACTATCTTATCTTTTTTATTCAGACAGGCTAGCTTGAACCATTCTAAGAGTGTAAATAATGAAATCAAGCTGGCTAACATTGCAAAAATGTTTCAATTTTATCTTAGTATAAATCAATTTGCATTGATGCGTATACTTAATAATACATCGTATTTTGATAAGCCTCTGTAAGACCTCCTTCACTGTGAAAGCTAAAGTTCTGTTTAGGAAAAGGCATGAATTGGAGAGATTTGTTCTAATGCAATGTTAACTAGTAACAGATACTCTAGTCTAGAACATCCTTTTGCTTAGAATGTActgattgattaaaaataaataaataaattagttttCCTACTTAAAAAGCATTGATTTTCCTGTTTCCTCTTTGCAGTGTCTCTTGATTCTGTCAGTTCATTTATCTGGCAGTTCGATCCTTTTTTTCTGACACAGATTTGCTCGAACCCTTAACCCTTAATGTTTGTAAACTAGTGGACTCCTTTTTGCTGCATACCGCTCTCTTGGATCGTTTTCCTCCTGCCTCAGCTAGATGACTGAACTCCAATAAGAAGCCAATGACTCTGCATTTTGTCCACAATGATCTATTCAGGGTGGATCCCACGAACTGAAGCGCttattgttttctctaataCTCAGTCACCGGTTTTGCTTTGCTAAGCATCGAGTTGCCTgaggaaaaaagaaacagagaaatggcaggtgtttgtgtgtgggggggggggggggattgcagtGTTTCAGTACAGAGTGTCATTTCCTCTTATGTTTTCTACCCAGCAGAGGCGGAGAATCACATCCCTTCCCAAATTCCTGACCTCCTGGAATCGCCCCCGCAAACACAACCTCCTGCTCTTGAGTATAAGAAGCTTTCAAAGAGACCCGGTAGGTGTGGAAGGTTGAGGGAGTTGGGGTCAGGGTTATCTTATCAGTATTCCAGAGGATTACTGCTGaagataaattaaaaatattgttAGGTATGTGGTTTCATTTTAGATGCTGAAATTACTTTGTAATACATTTTGCTTTTATAAATTATGGCATTTGTACTTAGTTTACATTTCACTATCAATCGTcaattgtaatttaaaatgtgctaatttcaataaatatttgtatttctgtgCCCTATAGCACCTTAATGCACTACTATTGATGGTTTGTAGTTAGACTGGACACTGGGAACACGATACGCACTGTAGTTGTGGATTACATTGGGTACTGATCATGTTTTTGTGTCTGTGATGCAcgttaaataaacaaataccaGAGAGTTTGTGGGTGACAACAGTTGAGTAAAAAGTTTTGGGCTTAAATTTAGTGTCTTCAAATGCAGGTTCAGGATAAAAACTGAAATGTCACTAAAAGAGACATCCCTAATGTCATTGTTGTAGCTGCCAACAACGAGGAATAAACTTACTAGGgaataaatatttatcacagttgtaataacagaataaaatcttgtcatccccccccccccccccccccaatttacCCAGTTTGCGCCATGGAAATCTACGTACAAAAAGACAGGAAAACTGGAGACACCGTGATACTCTCGGCCTCGGCTGTGAGTCCGCAAGGAGCCCAACACAGGGGTGTTAAGGTCTTTGACGACGGCTGCAAGGTGGTGTATGAGGTGCAATCAGGGCAACCTCCCGCCGTGGAGAACGGCCTCCACACACTGACCTCTTCAGAGGTAGATCAAATATTGCAGCTTGTTAACCAGCCTCACGGTCATGAGGCCGCAAGCAGGCTGATGATCACTTCTCCTGACCCAGATACTGATGCAAGCAATGGGGGTCTGGGGAAGAAAGAGGCACAGGTGCACAAAGAAGCCAAGCTGCAGATGATGCCTGGCTCACAAGGCAAgcaggcagccaatcagagcagatACGAATATAAAGACGAAGTGACGGAGATGCCCGTGGCCTCGTCAGAGAAGCCCGTCACTATGTTATTCATGGGCTACCATAacgtggaggatgaggaggagacAAAGAAGCTGCTTGGCTTCAATGGCACAATTAAGGCAGAAATCGTGCTGATCGATGACGACGATGAGAAGTCCCTTCGAGAGAAGACGGTCACCGACATCTCCACCATGGACGGCAACGCGGCAGACCTGGTTTCCGGTCAGCCGCTGTCGGACACGACCGAACCGTCATCTGAAGGCAAGGACGAAAGTTCGGACAAGGAACTCCCAACCCCAGGTATTCACAAGAAACCCCGGTGCCACTGCTGCACTACTATGTGACCTCTGTCCCTTTTCACACCTGGAGCACATCCATCGCGGCTTTTCTTATCCCCGACTCCCACCCCGTTACTAACTGTATGCACATCAATTCTGTGACCTCGAcgcctctctccctctctcagcTGACACTGTCTTCAGAAAGATGAATGGCTGCATTATTTCTCCAACCATAACTGCATGGTAAGGGGTCAGGGAGAGCAGTGAGCTGAAGCTAATATACGTAAGAAACTGAACCTAAATAAAAATAGcaacaaaatatacattttcgCAGGAAAGACTTTTATAAAGTCGTAGACATAACGATGCAGAACGAAGAATGATATATCCTGATTAGATG
This is a stretch of genomic DNA from Paramormyrops kingsleyae isolate MSU_618 chromosome 7, PKINGS_0.4, whole genome shotgun sequence. It encodes these proteins:
- the palm2akap2 gene encoding palm2 and akap2 fusion isoform X5, which produces MSETDLQKERLQALALKRKRQAEIEEKRRKLEDLILRQQHLKSKAKRERWLLQGTSAATEEEEERRRQIEKDEEEVKELEEGIHRLENEIDQLKNEESEISAKELALRERLRKIQGSGVDWQNSPQEQDRAEAENHIPSQIPDLLESPPQTQPPALEYKKLSKRPVCAMEIYVQKDRKTGDTVILSASAVSPQGAQHRGVKVFDDGCKVVYEVQSGQPPAVENGLHTLTSSEVDQILQLVNQPHGHEAASRLMITSPDPDTDASNGGLGKKEAQVHKEAKLQMMPGSQGKQAANQSRYEYKDEVTEMPVASSEKPVTMLFMGYHNVEDEEETKKLLGFNGTIKAEIVLIDDDDEKSLREKTVTDISTMDGNAADLVSGQPLSDTTEPSSEGKDESSDKELPTPGIHKKPRCHCCTTM